One stretch of Akkermansia sp. RCC_12PD DNA includes these proteins:
- a CDS encoding phosphoribosyltransferase family protein: protein MTYTITPLIGEKAIAARVRELAASIDADMGDRPYVLLRLLEGAVPFASMLAEHLKSRPEVRSVKVSSYSGMESSGSVAWRGDCGAFRPGVPVLVVDDVLDTGRTLAGVCGELKKRGVQRVLTAVAVDKHCCRKVPFEADYAAFTWGDDFLVGFGMDLDNRYRDLPYIGKAAAD from the coding sequence ATGACTTACACCATTACTCCGCTGATTGGGGAAAAGGCCATTGCCGCACGCGTGCGGGAACTGGCCGCCTCCATTGACGCCGACATGGGGGACCGCCCCTATGTCCTGCTCCGGCTTCTGGAGGGAGCCGTGCCCTTTGCGTCCATGCTGGCGGAGCATTTGAAATCCCGCCCGGAAGTGAGGTCCGTCAAGGTATCCAGCTATTCCGGCATGGAAAGTTCCGGTTCCGTGGCGTGGCGCGGAGATTGCGGCGCGTTCCGTCCCGGCGTCCCCGTGCTGGTGGTGGATGACGTGCTGGACACGGGCAGGACGCTGGCGGGCGTTTGTGGAGAATTGAAAAAGAGGGGCGTGCAGCGCGTATTGACGGCTGTGGCCGTGGACAAGCACTGCTGCCGGAAGGTTCCCTTTGAAGCGGATTACGCGGCCTTTACCTGGGGCGACGACTTTCTGGTAGGGTTCGGCATGGACTTGGACAACCGGTACCGCGACCTCCCCTACATCGGCAAGGCTGCCGCGGACTGA
- a CDS encoding acyltransferase family protein: MTPSPTPSAAPPVRLPWVEIARLLATLSVIMQHVPGGGFPPNQWLIGPALVTFFLLAGYFSAARLRGQEAGTWTARRLMSLLRPYLFWCAAYWLLAGMPVSSASLASVFGLGACPMLTPMWFLRDLMIFTLAAFLLVKCRPALYTLGLFCLFLNRWDDSLAWPSPYMFGDFVLGIMLASAAPGCLNCWERIPLAVHAAILLSCAALIWASCTDTFLLPDGSFSGLAVLAFLSSGIVLKVVSPGLSRLLAGWSSGSFFVYCSHIFVLIALMGVETCFPAPWPSWAWWCLVPVVYMLARGVYLLVGRHAPRALVLMTGGK, encoded by the coding sequence ATGACGCCATCCCCCACTCCCAGCGCCGCTCCCCCGGTCCGTTTGCCCTGGGTGGAGATTGCGCGCCTGCTGGCTACATTGAGCGTCATCATGCAGCACGTTCCGGGGGGAGGGTTTCCCCCCAACCAATGGCTGATCGGTCCGGCACTGGTCACGTTTTTCCTGCTGGCCGGGTATTTTTCCGCAGCGCGCCTCCGGGGGCAGGAGGCCGGAACCTGGACGGCGAGGCGCCTGATGTCCCTGCTGCGGCCCTATTTGTTCTGGTGCGCGGCCTACTGGCTGCTGGCGGGCATGCCCGTTTCTTCCGCCTCCCTGGCTTCCGTGTTCGGTCTGGGCGCGTGCCCCATGCTGACGCCCATGTGGTTCCTGCGGGATTTGATGATTTTCACCCTGGCGGCGTTCCTGCTGGTCAAGTGCCGCCCGGCGCTTTACACGCTCGGCCTGTTCTGCCTGTTCCTGAACAGGTGGGATGATTCCCTGGCGTGGCCCAGTCCCTACATGTTCGGGGATTTTGTGCTCGGCATCATGCTGGCTTCCGCCGCTCCCGGCTGTCTGAACTGCTGGGAGAGGATTCCCCTGGCCGTGCATGCCGCCATTCTGCTGTCCTGCGCGGCTCTTATCTGGGCCAGCTGCACGGATACGTTCCTTCTTCCGGATGGCTCCTTTTCCGGACTGGCCGTCCTGGCCTTCCTGAGTTCCGGGATTGTACTGAAGGTCGTCAGTCCCGGCCTGTCAAGACTCCTGGCCGGGTGGTCTTCCGGCAGTTTCTTCGTGTACTGCTCCCATATTTTCGTGCTGATTGCCCTGATGGGGGTGGAAACGTGCTTTCCGGCCCCATGGCCCTCCTGGGCATGGTGGTGTCTGGTGCCCGTCGTTTACATGCTGGCGCGGGGTGTTTACCTGCTGGTCGGGAGGCATGCTCCGCGCGCGCTTGTGCTGATGACGGGCGGAAAATGA
- a CDS encoding family 20 glycosylhydrolase, whose protein sequence is MLCFPSSYGDWTSPHPLQQEKAAPVPLIPFPSQVDWKTGKCPKKAPVSVKKNAALAKTLGKEGYELQVRPGGILIRAATDAGVFYARRTLDQLGAGGDYPCCDIKDSPAFAIRAFMHDVGRNFRPIETLKADIDEMARLKMNAFHWHLTDYPAWRIQCKKYPVLNDPSKRIKGRDVNDTYTYDQIRDLFRYAKKRHILIIPEIDMPGHSTYFKNCFGFPMHDPRGIKILEELLEEFCREIPAEMSPYLHIGADEIHIPNGKQFADRMAAKVKSLGRQPIQWAGNNDLPVSGDSYAQLWNDENSVGLPDPAKQKNPYFDSTAGYINSFDPGILVRRNFFRQPCGTAKSDDHSLGVIQCLWPDTRVEDKKNIPIQNPQWPAMFAMAERSWKGIPEDGSRFAGKLPEKDTEAYQAFALFEKRMEALAGNKPFPYWRDSFVEWTVFGPVPKDRQEEVRNGLLAGKSPAGLEPVQARGGNLYFRTRAGAEGLFSKVKPGNTAWAETTFYAPRAGTMYAMVGFDAPARSTRRCSGVPAAGEWSQCGTRIWVNGKEVKNPQTYKLAGQRRYEKHTWNSPANEISFDNEEFWWARPPVPFQVKAGENKILIEQPYTGSFQSWGVSFIPVKKSGDRWIADPSYYIKPKGEK, encoded by the coding sequence ATGCTCTGTTTCCCTTCTTCCTACGGTGACTGGACTTCCCCGCACCCCCTGCAGCAGGAAAAAGCCGCGCCTGTGCCCCTCATTCCCTTCCCGTCCCAGGTGGACTGGAAAACGGGGAAATGCCCTAAAAAGGCTCCCGTTTCCGTGAAAAAGAACGCAGCCCTGGCCAAGACTCTGGGCAAGGAAGGCTACGAGCTCCAGGTCCGCCCCGGCGGCATTCTGATCAGGGCCGCCACGGACGCAGGCGTTTTTTATGCCCGCAGGACGCTGGACCAGCTGGGAGCCGGAGGGGACTATCCGTGCTGCGACATCAAGGACAGCCCGGCGTTCGCCATCCGCGCCTTCATGCATGACGTAGGTCGCAATTTCCGTCCCATTGAGACCCTGAAGGCGGATATTGACGAAATGGCCCGACTGAAAATGAATGCCTTCCACTGGCACCTGACGGACTACCCCGCATGGCGCATCCAGTGCAAGAAGTACCCCGTTTTGAATGATCCCTCCAAGAGGATCAAGGGTCGGGACGTCAACGACACCTACACCTACGACCAGATACGGGACCTGTTTCGCTACGCCAAAAAACGGCACATCCTGATTATTCCGGAAATTGACATGCCGGGGCACAGCACCTATTTCAAAAACTGCTTCGGCTTCCCGATGCACGATCCCCGGGGCATCAAGATTCTGGAGGAACTGCTGGAAGAATTCTGCCGGGAAATTCCGGCGGAGATGTCCCCCTACCTACACATCGGCGCGGATGAAATCCATATCCCCAACGGGAAGCAGTTTGCGGACCGGATGGCGGCCAAGGTCAAATCCTTGGGACGCCAACCCATCCAGTGGGCGGGCAACAATGACCTGCCCGTTTCCGGAGACAGCTACGCCCAGTTGTGGAATGATGAGAATTCCGTAGGATTGCCGGACCCCGCCAAGCAGAAGAATCCCTATTTTGATTCCACGGCAGGCTACATCAATTCTTTTGACCCCGGCATCCTGGTGCGCAGGAATTTCTTCCGCCAGCCCTGCGGAACGGCAAAGAGCGACGACCACTCTCTGGGCGTCATCCAGTGCCTGTGGCCGGATACCCGGGTGGAGGACAAGAAGAACATCCCCATCCAGAACCCCCAGTGGCCCGCCATGTTCGCCATGGCTGAACGCAGCTGGAAGGGCATTCCGGAGGACGGCTCCCGCTTTGCCGGCAAACTGCCGGAGAAAGATACGGAGGCTTACCAGGCCTTCGCCCTGTTTGAAAAACGCATGGAAGCCCTGGCCGGAAACAAGCCCTTCCCCTACTGGCGGGATTCCTTTGTGGAATGGACCGTGTTCGGCCCCGTTCCGAAGGACAGGCAGGAGGAAGTGAGGAACGGGCTGCTGGCGGGGAAATCCCCCGCGGGACTGGAGCCGGTCCAGGCGCGCGGCGGCAATCTGTACTTCCGCACCCGTGCGGGAGCGGAAGGCCTGTTCTCCAAAGTAAAGCCGGGAAACACCGCCTGGGCGGAGACGACTTTTTACGCGCCCAGGGCGGGCACCATGTACGCCATGGTGGGGTTCGACGCTCCGGCCCGCTCCACGCGGCGCTGCTCCGGGGTTCCGGCTGCCGGGGAGTGGTCCCAGTGCGGTACCAGGATATGGGTGAACGGCAAGGAAGTAAAAAACCCCCAGACTTACAAGCTGGCAGGCCAGCGGCGTTATGAAAAGCACACCTGGAATTCTCCCGCCAATGAAATATCCTTTGACAATGAGGAGTTCTGGTGGGCGCGTCCTCCGGTTCCCTTTCAGGTAAAGGCCGGGGAAAATAAAATCCTGATTGAACAGCCGTACACGGGAAGCTTCCAGTCATGGGGCGTCAGCTTCATTCCGGTGAAAAAGTCGGGAGACCGCTGGATTGCCGACCCAAGCTATTATATCAAGCCCAAGGGAGAAAAATAG
- a CDS encoding sulfatase-like hydrolase/transferase: MRVKHLLLLLALLLAVPFATAAQRPNVILILMDDMGWGDLPSYQDRRMKEGLPAMDNPGLRTLAREGMTLTRHYSSAPLCAPARASLFTGVHQGHAKVIRDRSFDLPIEDAPTLGTVMQSAGYRTALIGKWGIGGGTEHAGTPQESTAYPTRRGFDYYFGYLDHVSGHHHYPKEDPNPISPTKKSGIWDGDKCITADCDKAYSVDLLTARAKKWIIDTSRQNPRQPFFLALTHVAPHSQLQVPTGPYPEGRGVKGGVQWLGQPHKLVNTAEGRINSYIYPRYADKKWPMAQKKYATMIARLSDSFEDLIQTLKDLNIDKNTVIIMTSDNGPHDEGGQNPQFFRNYGPFDGIKQDAWEGGFRVPTIVRWPGHVPAGSTSDHPSQFHDWMATLAEIGGVRAPFRSDGVSLLPTLLNKGTQPDSRLYMEYSAKMSRNKTTTPGYQDFLPSRRNAVRGDQQMVYLGKYKGVRTNIQSHADPFEIYDTAKDPAERHDLKDTPEGKKMQSIMHDKVLRMRRIYDYTHPARGTFAQRPYDAEPVPALRKEEMPGNLVPLTAQSSRGVSRKDGSVKRVLYLNVPETGKYVFFMKTPVKKGARAFVRLHDAHLLDAEYGYKPGAEVSSSMGEHTTENDPASTGMKPVPLEKGWHPFIIETEGFSGLPLFFWQKEGGEKREIPVQSFRVAG, encoded by the coding sequence ATGAGAGTTAAACATTTACTCCTTCTGCTGGCCCTCCTGCTGGCGGTTCCTTTCGCCACGGCTGCCCAGCGTCCCAACGTCATCCTCATCCTGATGGATGACATGGGCTGGGGGGACCTGCCCTCCTACCAGGACCGGCGCATGAAGGAAGGGCTTCCCGCCATGGACAACCCGGGCCTCCGGACGCTGGCCCGGGAAGGAATGACGCTGACGCGCCACTACTCCTCCGCCCCGCTCTGCGCCCCGGCCCGCGCCTCCCTGTTCACGGGCGTCCACCAGGGCCATGCCAAGGTAATCCGGGACAGGTCCTTTGACCTGCCCATTGAAGATGCCCCCACCCTCGGCACCGTCATGCAGTCCGCCGGGTACAGGACGGCCCTCATCGGCAAATGGGGGATAGGCGGAGGAACGGAACACGCGGGCACCCCGCAGGAATCCACGGCCTACCCCACCAGGCGCGGTTTTGACTACTACTTCGGCTACCTGGACCACGTCAGCGGCCACCACCATTATCCCAAGGAAGACCCCAATCCCATTTCCCCCACTAAAAAAAGCGGCATCTGGGACGGGGACAAGTGCATTACGGCGGATTGCGACAAGGCGTACTCCGTGGACCTGCTGACGGCCCGCGCCAAAAAATGGATTATAGACACAAGCCGGCAGAATCCCCGCCAGCCCTTTTTCCTGGCGCTGACCCACGTTGCCCCCCACTCCCAGCTTCAAGTACCTACCGGACCCTATCCGGAAGGCCGCGGCGTGAAGGGCGGCGTGCAATGGCTGGGCCAGCCCCACAAGCTGGTGAATACCGCGGAGGGCAGGATCAACTCCTACATCTATCCGCGGTATGCGGACAAGAAATGGCCCATGGCGCAGAAGAAGTACGCCACCATGATCGCGCGGCTGAGCGATTCCTTTGAAGACCTCATCCAGACCCTGAAGGACCTGAACATTGACAAGAACACCGTCATCATCATGACGTCGGACAACGGCCCGCATGACGAAGGCGGCCAGAATCCGCAGTTCTTCCGCAATTACGGACCTTTTGACGGCATCAAGCAGGACGCCTGGGAAGGCGGCTTCCGCGTGCCGACCATCGTCCGCTGGCCCGGCCATGTTCCGGCCGGGTCCACAAGCGACCATCCTTCCCAGTTCCACGACTGGATGGCGACGCTGGCGGAAATCGGCGGCGTCAGGGCCCCCTTCCGCAGCGACGGCGTTTCCCTGCTCCCTACCCTGCTAAACAAGGGGACACAGCCGGACAGCCGCCTCTACATGGAATACAGCGCCAAGATGTCCCGGAACAAGACGACGACGCCCGGCTACCAGGATTTTCTCCCGTCCAGGAGGAACGCCGTCCGGGGCGACCAGCAGATGGTCTACCTCGGCAAATACAAGGGGGTGCGTACCAACATCCAGTCCCATGCGGATCCGTTTGAAATTTACGATACCGCGAAGGACCCTGCGGAACGCCATGACCTGAAGGACACGCCGGAAGGGAAAAAGATGCAGTCCATCATGCACGACAAGGTGCTGAGAATGAGGCGTATTTACGATTATACCCACCCGGCGCGCGGCACCTTTGCCCAGCGGCCCTATGATGCGGAACCCGTTCCAGCCCTCCGGAAAGAGGAAATGCCCGGCAACCTGGTTCCCCTGACGGCGCAGTCCTCGCGGGGAGTCAGCCGGAAGGACGGCAGCGTGAAAAGAGTGCTCTATCTGAACGTTCCGGAAACGGGGAAATATGTCTTTTTCATGAAAACCCCGGTGAAAAAGGGGGCCAGGGCATTCGTCAGGCTGCATGATGCGCATCTACTGGATGCGGAATACGGTTACAAGCCCGGCGCGGAAGTCTCCTCCTCCATGGGGGAACATACGACGGAAAACGATCCCGCAAGCACGGGAATGAAGCCCGTGCCTCTGGAAAAAGGCTGGCATCCCTTCATCATTGAGACGGAAGGCTTCTCCGGCCTTCCCCTTTTCTTCTGGCAAAAGGAAGGCGGAGAAAAACGGGAAATCCCCGTCCAGTCCTTCCGCGTGGCGGGATAA
- a CDS encoding GNAT family N-acetyltransferase, which translates to MEIFNDYIEHGTAAFADAPLPEASFSMLLEKTVGYPAYAVVDASAGNVVGFCWLSAYAPVASFRKTAKITSFIARDHVGKGIGKQCLDQLEADARQMGIENIIAEISSENRGSLKFHASNGFAFCGELKNIGYKLNRSFGVVYMQKTL; encoded by the coding sequence ATGGAAATCTTCAATGATTATATTGAACATGGTACGGCGGCCTTTGCGGATGCGCCCTTGCCGGAAGCATCTTTTTCCATGCTGCTGGAAAAGACGGTCGGATATCCCGCTTACGCGGTGGTGGACGCGTCGGCGGGGAATGTCGTCGGGTTTTGCTGGCTGAGCGCCTATGCCCCTGTGGCAAGTTTCCGGAAAACGGCCAAAATCACCTCTTTCATTGCCCGCGACCATGTGGGGAAGGGCATAGGGAAACAGTGCCTCGACCAATTGGAAGCGGACGCCAGGCAAATGGGCATTGAAAACATCATTGCTGAAATTTCGTCCGAAAACCGGGGAAGCCTGAAGTTCCATGCCAGTAACGGATTTGCCTTTTGCGGAGAACTCAAGAACATCGGTTACAAATTAAACCGCTCCTTCGGCGTGGTTTATATGCAGAAAACCTTGTAA
- a CDS encoding homoserine dehydrogenase yields the protein MTEKPIQLGLAGLGTVGSGVYETLCRNHSLLEARSKIPFRIKRIAVRNLSKHRDTAVPEELLTDDWHELVGDPEIDIIIELIGGTRQAYDLVTTALRAGKPVVTGNKALLAEYGAEIFKLSAEMGTPIYFEASAGGGIPIIQSLQNSLICNHINSIVGIINGTSNYILSAMGEHGADYEDALVQAQKLGFAEEDPSLDVNGWDAAHKALILATLAYGTTISPDKIYVSGIENITSRDFEFAKKLGYTIKLLVVIRYHENQEDALELRVQPCFVHDWHILASVNGVFNAISVNGDIVGETLFYGRGAGKNPTASAVISDVITAMRESRYPEFHTGFTPYAKSCGVMHINDTTTPYYVRFQVADQPGVIAEIARILATFGIGISATSSAPSHIDEDGVAWNDLVFILHTCPWGQLQMALEEIAQISFVAPEARVLRIEHLLPQS from the coding sequence ATGACGGAAAAACCCATACAACTTGGCTTGGCCGGACTGGGTACGGTCGGTTCCGGCGTTTATGAGACGCTGTGCCGCAACCACTCCCTGCTGGAAGCGCGGAGCAAGATCCCGTTCAGGATCAAGCGCATTGCCGTGCGCAACCTGAGCAAGCACAGGGATACCGCCGTTCCGGAAGAATTGCTGACCGACGACTGGCACGAGCTGGTGGGGGACCCGGAAATAGACATCATCATCGAACTGATCGGGGGCACCCGGCAGGCCTATGACCTGGTGACGACGGCCCTCCGCGCGGGCAAGCCCGTGGTGACCGGCAACAAGGCCCTGCTGGCCGAATACGGCGCGGAGATTTTCAAGCTTTCCGCGGAGATGGGCACGCCCATCTACTTTGAGGCTTCCGCCGGGGGGGGCATCCCCATCATCCAGAGCCTCCAGAATTCCCTGATCTGCAACCACATCAATTCCATCGTGGGGATCATCAACGGAACTTCCAACTACATTCTTTCCGCGATGGGGGAACACGGGGCCGACTACGAGGACGCCCTGGTGCAGGCCCAGAAACTGGGATTTGCGGAGGAAGACCCCTCCCTGGACGTCAACGGCTGGGACGCCGCCCACAAGGCCCTCATTCTGGCCACCCTGGCCTACGGCACCACCATCTCCCCGGACAAAATTTACGTCAGCGGCATTGAAAACATCACCAGCCGGGATTTCGAATTCGCCAAAAAACTGGGGTACACCATCAAGTTGCTCGTGGTCATCCGCTACCATGAAAACCAGGAAGATGCGCTGGAACTGCGCGTCCAGCCCTGCTTCGTCCATGACTGGCACATCCTGGCTTCCGTCAACGGCGTGTTCAACGCCATTTCCGTGAACGGGGACATTGTGGGGGAAACCTTGTTCTACGGCCGCGGAGCGGGCAAGAATCCCACGGCCTCCGCCGTGATCAGCGACGTGATTACGGCCATGCGCGAAAGCCGCTACCCGGAATTCCACACGGGGTTTACCCCTTACGCCAAATCCTGCGGCGTGATGCATATCAACGACACCACGACGCCGTACTACGTGCGCTTCCAGGTGGCGGACCAGCCCGGCGTGATTGCGGAAATAGCCCGCATCCTGGCCACTTTCGGCATCGGCATCTCCGCCACGTCCTCCGCACCCAGCCACATCGACGAAGACGGCGTGGCGTGGAACGACCTGGTATTCATCCTCCATACCTGCCCGTGGGGCCAGCTCCAGATGGCGCTGGAGGAAATTGCCCAGATTTCCTTCGTGGCGCCGGAAGCCCGCGTGCTGCGCATCGAACACCTTCTTCCTCAATCCTAA
- a CDS encoding PEP-CTERM sorting domain-containing protein produces the protein MKTILFPALFTATVLSAHGAEIWSSLDGIIPELKMAETSISRIDYSSGGALIANGGPSADAVQSVLGSLDAGWYSGNKNRDTGTLASVTADGATNLISASGAGGGFTAVKFHELSSNTISGYEALRISFDTGGLFETSRTGQPQNFSLWYSLGGEGDSLFQVGSTISGSAGDVSNKSYSWTISKDDYSNLFDQGATFYLVMNTGVLDSSYAYQELAVKNFRMEGLTVPEPSSAAIALLGGLGSLCLRRKR, from the coding sequence ATGAAAACGATTCTCTTTCCGGCATTATTCACAGCGACAGTACTATCAGCACATGGAGCGGAAATCTGGAGTTCCCTGGACGGAATCATTCCGGAGCTGAAGATGGCGGAGACCTCCATCTCCCGCATTGATTATTCCTCCGGAGGTGCTCTGATTGCGAATGGAGGGCCCTCCGCAGACGCCGTGCAGTCCGTCCTTGGCTCCCTGGATGCGGGATGGTATTCCGGCAATAAGAATAGAGATACCGGTACGCTTGCCTCCGTGACGGCGGATGGCGCTACCAATCTGATTTCCGCCAGCGGCGCAGGTGGCGGATTTACAGCCGTCAAATTTCATGAATTGTCCTCCAACACCATATCCGGATATGAAGCGCTGAGGATTTCCTTTGATACGGGCGGCCTTTTCGAAACCAGCAGGACGGGCCAGCCTCAAAATTTCAGTCTGTGGTACAGTCTGGGAGGAGAGGGGGATTCTCTTTTCCAGGTTGGGTCTACGATTTCCGGCTCGGCGGGAGACGTCAGCAACAAATCCTATAGCTGGACAATTTCCAAAGACGATTACAGCAATTTGTTTGACCAGGGAGCCACTTTTTATCTGGTGATGAATACCGGCGTTCTCGACAGCAGCTACGCTTACCAGGAGCTTGCCGTAAAAAATTTCCGCATGGAGGGCCTCACGGTTCCGGAACCTTCCTCGGCCGCTATCGCATTGCTCGGAGGGCTGGGAAGCCTGTGCCTGAGGAGAAAGAGGTGA
- a CDS encoding DciA family protein, with amino-acid sequence MIPPWSAYVPDRDRPDPHASPIRYDYLSRDEQEVRQALADWFQAVPVFSETRNVHTAESLLGAILSKLPLDEEGMDPELLRKGWMAAAGPFLGKQACLVSLVKGVATVQVIQPAMRYHLQQWQGALLGKLKEQFGKDAVHSIRIRIG; translated from the coding sequence ATGATTCCGCCCTGGTCAGCCTATGTTCCCGACAGGGACCGGCCCGATCCCCATGCCTCCCCCATCCGGTACGACTACCTTTCCCGGGATGAGCAGGAGGTGCGTCAGGCCCTTGCGGACTGGTTCCAGGCCGTTCCGGTGTTCAGTGAAACGCGCAATGTCCATACGGCGGAATCCCTGCTGGGGGCCATCCTCTCCAAACTGCCCCTGGATGAAGAAGGCATGGACCCGGAACTTCTCCGGAAAGGCTGGATGGCCGCGGCAGGGCCGTTTCTGGGAAAGCAGGCCTGCCTGGTATCCCTCGTCAAGGGCGTGGCGACAGTCCAGGTCATTCAGCCTGCCATGCGCTACCATCTCCAGCAGTGGCAGGGAGCCCTTCTGGGAAAACTGAAGGAGCAATTCGGAAAAGACGCCGTCCATTCCATCCGCATACGGATAGGATAA
- the lnt gene encoding apolipoprotein N-acyltransferase has product MHAVPRSTPRALPLWAAFLLSALSGALMACSFIPVDWSGCVWIALLPLLTALWYGPRREGKRGGLAYFLYGWTCGVVFFGISLWWINEVSTLGYIPLILFYGGLFPGIWGLVMGTRFRPERLPLPDAQLPPAERRRAWKEWAMRDMAPSAAAALAGASLWVCLEWLRGWMIPGFNWNNLGVALYGNPLAQWAEYFGVTALAFIPAVFSIWLWRVCRRAGTMVMHEGRRSVPWDFFMLVAVLLGMFVIGVQWTARYAPLSDVSTGKGAFTIPVMTVQLNLSQKEKWDAANRENIYRELLETTEQGMLELQEKALERSAREGTETSLEMPAWVIWPESSFPISTFYRDSTGERFPGQDNVNFLSAEEEYVQAIRDRVCNFILLTGTDDIYLSDEGRVARAYNCLTVFEGDYSTAIPFAKSILVPFGEYIPMRETFPFLEKAFEASAGTAMGMNYTPGTSSNPVPVPIRPGSSVTVGVIPLVCFEDVVGSWVRRFVRPEPQVLVNVTNDGWFNRSWANEQHWRNAAFRCIELRRSMIRAANTGVSVALGPNGAVIADLRDTSGSPFTKGVMTAKLPAGCTEVTLYAMLGDWAIPACFLLFLVLLIRRILAGGRGAGKESVRNGVYRPDRGATPR; this is encoded by the coding sequence ATGCATGCCGTTCCACGATCCACCCCTCGCGCCCTCCCCCTGTGGGCCGCCTTCCTGCTGTCCGCCCTTTCCGGGGCGCTTATGGCCTGTTCCTTTATTCCGGTGGACTGGAGCGGCTGCGTCTGGATAGCGCTTCTGCCCCTGCTGACGGCCCTGTGGTACGGCCCCCGGCGCGAAGGGAAGCGCGGCGGTTTGGCGTATTTTCTGTACGGATGGACATGCGGAGTCGTGTTTTTCGGCATTTCCCTGTGGTGGATCAATGAGGTGAGCACGCTCGGCTACATCCCGCTGATTCTTTTTTACGGGGGCCTGTTTCCCGGCATCTGGGGCCTGGTGATGGGAACCCGGTTCCGTCCGGAACGGCTCCCGCTGCCTGACGCGCAGCTTCCGCCCGCGGAACGCAGGCGCGCCTGGAAGGAGTGGGCCATGCGCGACATGGCGCCCAGCGCCGCGGCGGCGCTGGCGGGGGCCTCCCTGTGGGTATGCCTGGAATGGCTGAGGGGCTGGATGATCCCGGGCTTCAACTGGAACAACCTGGGGGTGGCCCTGTACGGGAATCCTCTGGCCCAATGGGCGGAATACTTCGGCGTGACGGCCCTCGCTTTCATTCCCGCCGTGTTTTCCATCTGGCTGTGGCGCGTCTGCCGCCGTGCGGGAACCATGGTGATGCATGAAGGCAGAAGGTCCGTGCCGTGGGATTTCTTCATGCTTGTGGCGGTTCTGCTGGGCATGTTCGTCATCGGCGTGCAGTGGACGGCGCGCTACGCGCCCCTTTCCGACGTTTCCACCGGAAAGGGGGCTTTCACCATTCCCGTCATGACTGTCCAGTTAAACCTGAGCCAGAAGGAAAAGTGGGATGCGGCCAACAGGGAAAACATTTACCGGGAATTGCTGGAAACGACGGAGCAGGGGATGCTGGAACTCCAGGAAAAAGCGCTGGAACGGTCCGCCCGGGAAGGGACGGAGACCTCCCTGGAGATGCCCGCCTGGGTGATCTGGCCGGAGAGTTCCTTCCCCATCTCCACGTTTTACCGGGATTCCACGGGGGAAAGGTTTCCGGGGCAGGACAACGTCAATTTCCTGAGCGCGGAGGAAGAGTACGTCCAGGCTATCCGCGACAGGGTTTGCAATTTTATCCTGCTGACGGGCACGGACGATATTTATCTTTCCGACGAAGGCCGCGTGGCGCGCGCCTACAACTGCCTGACCGTCTTTGAAGGGGATTATTCCACAGCCATCCCCTTCGCCAAGTCCATTCTGGTTCCCTTCGGAGAATACATTCCCATGCGGGAGACGTTTCCGTTCCTGGAAAAAGCCTTTGAAGCCTCGGCTGGAACGGCCATGGGGATGAATTATACGCCGGGCACCTCCTCCAATCCCGTGCCGGTGCCTATCCGTCCCGGCAGTTCCGTGACGGTAGGGGTGATTCCGCTGGTCTGCTTTGAAGACGTGGTGGGAAGCTGGGTGCGCCGCTTCGTGCGGCCGGAACCCCAGGTACTGGTGAACGTGACCAATGACGGATGGTTCAACCGTTCCTGGGCGAACGAACAGCATTGGCGCAACGCGGCTTTCCGGTGCATTGAGTTGCGCCGCTCCATGATCCGGGCGGCCAATACGGGCGTCAGCGTGGCCCTGGGCCCCAACGGAGCCGTGATCGCGGATTTGCGGGATACTTCCGGCTCCCCCTTCACCAAGGGCGTGATGACCGCCAAACTTCCTGCCGGCTGTACGGAGGTGACGCTGTACGCCATGCTGGGGGATTGGGCCATTCCGGCCTGTTTCCTGCTTTTCCTGGTCCTGCTGATACGCAGAATTCTGGCGGGCGGCCGCGGAGCGGGAAAGGAGAGCGTGCGCAACGGCGTTTATCGTCCGGACAGGGGAGCCACCCCCAGATAA
- a CDS encoding ferredoxin translates to MADIDEKTPLNVPGKFYVDSSCIDCDLCRETAPENFGRDEDEGVSYVKKQPDNETELEACVEALEGCPVEAIGDDGE, encoded by the coding sequence ATGGCAGATATAGACGAAAAGACACCATTAAACGTCCCCGGCAAGTTTTACGTGGACAGTTCCTGCATCGACTGCGACCTTTGCCGCGAAACCGCTCCGGAAAACTTTGGCCGCGACGAAGACGAGGGCGTATCCTACGTCAAGAAGCAGCCGGACAATGAAACCGAACTGGAAGCCTGCGTGGAAGCCCTGGAAGGCTGCCCTGTGGAAGCCATCGGCGACGACGGCGAATAA